From Riemerella anatipestifer ATCC 11845 = DSM 15868, a single genomic window includes:
- the hemC gene encoding hydroxymethylbilane synthase: MSLMKNTIKIGTRNSPLALWQAKEVAAALEQKNYATEIVPIVSSGDKNLTQPLYSLGITGVFTKDLDIALLNKQIDIAVHSLKDVPTQLPQNIALIAYLERDYPQDVLVRSSNAKDKSLEELTIATSSLRRRAFWLKQFPNTKFSDIRGNVQTRLQKLEDGIADATLFSLAGLKRMALDIPYEHLPFMISAPSQGVVTVAGHTDNTEINEIVKTINHHQTQVCVEIERQFLNRLEGGCTAPIGAFAEFNEEEIKFQGRLCSLNGKECLELNETFAWKQGRNFGNELADKLLANGGKAIMDQIKKEL; the protein is encoded by the coding sequence ATGAGTTTAATGAAAAACACCATTAAAATAGGCACCCGAAATTCACCTTTAGCTTTATGGCAAGCTAAGGAAGTGGCAGCAGCTTTGGAACAAAAAAACTATGCTACCGAAATTGTACCTATCGTTTCGTCTGGTGATAAAAATTTAACTCAACCGCTTTATTCTTTAGGCATTACAGGAGTTTTCACCAAAGATTTAGACATTGCTCTACTCAATAAACAAATAGATATAGCTGTACATTCTCTTAAAGACGTCCCTACACAATTACCTCAAAATATAGCGCTGATAGCCTACTTAGAAAGAGATTATCCGCAAGATGTATTAGTAAGAAGTAGCAACGCTAAAGACAAGTCGCTAGAAGAACTCACAATAGCAACTAGCAGCCTTCGCAGAAGAGCCTTTTGGTTGAAACAATTCCCAAATACCAAATTTTCGGACATCAGAGGTAATGTACAAACCCGACTGCAAAAACTAGAAGACGGCATCGCAGATGCAACGCTGTTTTCTTTAGCTGGTCTTAAAAGAATGGCATTAGATATTCCGTATGAGCATTTACCTTTTATGATTTCGGCTCCTTCGCAAGGGGTGGTTACCGTAGCAGGACACACTGATAATACCGAAATCAACGAAATTGTGAAAACCATCAACCACCATCAGACCCAAGTATGCGTGGAAATAGAACGCCAATTTCTGAACAGATTAGAAGGCGGTTGTACAGCACCAATCGGAGCTTTTGCAGAGTTTAATGAGGAAGAAATTAAATTCCAAGGGAGATTATGCTCATTGAACGGAAAAGAATGCCTTGAACTTAACGAAACTTTTGCGTGGAAACAAGGAAGAAACTTCGGTAATGAACTCGCCGATAAACTCCTAGCTAATGGAGGTAAAGCCATAATGGACCAAATTAAAAAAGAACTTTAA
- a CDS encoding uroporphyrinogen-III synthase, protein MASSILLTKEINPEKRQLLLNEGLEVDTKDFIRIKFINTEKISLRNKTLIFTSANGVEGFFKNGFDAPHSSVICVGGKTESKLAEKGIKTLHTAKNAEELASFILQQQWDNPDFVHFCGNLALDTLEKSIANHNANYIKKIVYETELLYPTLNKKYDALVFFSPSGVRSFVKNNSITDEMVFCIGNTTALEVAKYTSQKPIISTKQNLNDLLSLVKSVV, encoded by the coding sequence ATGGCTAGTTCTATTCTCTTGACTAAGGAAATCAATCCTGAAAAACGCCAACTCCTGTTAAACGAAGGACTAGAGGTTGATACCAAAGATTTTATTAGAATTAAATTCATCAATACCGAAAAGATTAGTCTGCGTAATAAAACACTTATATTCACTAGTGCAAATGGGGTAGAAGGCTTTTTTAAAAACGGTTTTGATGCACCTCATTCATCTGTGATTTGTGTAGGTGGCAAAACTGAAAGCAAACTTGCAGAAAAAGGCATCAAAACTCTACATACGGCTAAGAATGCCGAAGAATTAGCCTCGTTTATACTTCAACAGCAATGGGATAATCCTGATTTTGTTCACTTTTGTGGCAACCTTGCATTGGATACTTTAGAAAAAAGCATCGCTAATCACAATGCGAATTATATAAAGAAAATAGTTTACGAAACCGAACTTCTATACCCTACTCTTAACAAAAAATATGATGCTTTAGTTTTTTTTAGTCCAAGTGGAGTTCGTAGCTTTGTAAAAAATAATTCTATAACCGATGAAATGGTCTTTTGTATAGGAAATACTACCGCTTTGGAAGTGGCAAAATACACCTCACAGAAACCTATAATTAGCACCAAGCAAAACCTCAACGATTTGCTTAGTCTAGTAAAATCGGTAGTCTAA
- the hemA gene encoding glutamyl-tRNA reductase, whose protein sequence is MHFPNSSYKTAHFTVLSISFEKADTETRGRFAFFDEHIQDFVNKIHEKNMGDAFVVSTCNRTEIYTTSHNYMFVAQLFCDIVGVDLVEFIKYCDVKKGEDALNHLFRVAAGLESQILGDFEIISQIKKAYSRFKTYKRTTNSYMERAINYAIQISKKIKNQTGISNGAASVSYAAVHYILNHKTQLQDKNILLLGIGEIGQNTVENLMKHLYRPKVKIANRTLENAKIVADKFGIPYTDFSNVKEEISNTDILIVATGASKPIINREDLPEGKEMLVIDLAIPHNVDKSVEELPLVELIDVDKLSEKIQETLEIRKKEIPKAERIIKEMGKEFLEWEKKRKYTPNILHFKSSLKKIEENEMHHFYRKHKYIGIEDMELSNKVIQKITNRFAKFIIDNPMKAEEISKLMNDIFVQQPIDEFNEKHH, encoded by the coding sequence ATGCATTTCCCAAATAGCTCATATAAGACTGCACACTTCACAGTGCTTAGTATTAGCTTCGAAAAGGCTGATACGGAAACTCGTGGTAGATTTGCTTTTTTTGATGAACATATACAGGATTTTGTCAATAAAATTCATGAGAAAAATATGGGTGATGCTTTTGTGGTTTCTACATGTAATAGAACAGAAATCTACACCACTAGCCATAACTATATGTTTGTAGCACAGCTTTTTTGTGACATTGTAGGAGTAGATTTAGTAGAGTTTATAAAATACTGTGATGTCAAAAAAGGAGAAGATGCCCTCAATCATCTTTTTCGTGTGGCAGCAGGCTTAGAAAGCCAAATATTAGGCGATTTTGAAATTATTTCTCAGATCAAAAAGGCTTATTCTAGATTTAAAACTTACAAAAGAACTACCAACTCCTATATGGAGAGAGCCATTAACTATGCCATTCAGATTTCAAAAAAGATTAAAAATCAGACAGGAATTAGCAATGGTGCGGCTTCGGTTTCTTACGCTGCGGTACATTATATTCTCAACCATAAAACGCAACTTCAAGATAAAAACATTTTGCTCTTAGGGATAGGCGAAATTGGACAAAATACGGTAGAAAATCTCATGAAACACCTCTACCGCCCAAAGGTTAAAATAGCTAACCGAACTCTAGAAAATGCTAAAATAGTAGCTGATAAATTTGGAATCCCGTACACCGATTTTTCTAATGTTAAAGAAGAAATTTCTAACACAGACATTCTAATTGTAGCTACAGGAGCATCTAAACCCATTATTAACAGAGAAGATTTACCAGAAGGTAAAGAAATGCTAGTCATAGACCTTGCTATTCCTCATAATGTAGATAAATCCGTAGAGGAACTTCCTTTGGTGGAGCTGATAGATGTGGATAAACTTTCTGAAAAAATACAGGAAACCTTAGAAATTAGAAAAAAGGAAATCCCTAAAGCAGAAAGGATTATCAAGGAAATGGGAAAAGAGTTTTTAGAGTGGGAAAAGAAAAGAAAATACACTCCTAATATCCTTCATTTTAAATCTTCTTTAAAGAAAATAGAAGAAAACGAAATGCACCATTTCTACCGCAAACACAAATACATAGGTATAGAGGATATGGAGCTAAGTAACAAGGTTATCCAAAAAATCACCAACAGATTTGCGAAGTTCATCATAGATAATCCAATGAAAGCAGAGGAAATTTCTAAGCTAATGAACGATATTTTTGTACAACAACCAATAGATGAGTTTAATGAAAAACACCATTAA
- a CDS encoding Crp/Fnr family transcriptional regulator, whose amino-acid sequence MDKLVKYLEDNYNISNEEIALLEQCVEAYTYTKGSCISSVGAIVDKIYFIDEGIMRAYYTGETDLEITRRFYFENDFCTNWVSFRNCIPSVEYIEAVNDVSGVSISFSDFMKLLETSTNFKNIYAHILEKFQDYHLKKFHFINNLTLQEQVSDMELYFPKLRQKISNKLLASFLHITPQHLCRVKKKLIK is encoded by the coding sequence GTGGATAAACTTGTCAAATATTTAGAAGATAATTATAATATTTCTAATGAAGAAATAGCTTTGTTAGAGCAGTGTGTTGAAGCTTATACTTACACTAAAGGTTCTTGCATCTCGTCTGTTGGAGCTATAGTTGATAAGATATATTTTATTGACGAGGGTATAATGAGAGCATATTATACTGGTGAAACAGATCTGGAAATAACAAGAAGATTTTATTTTGAAAATGATTTCTGTACCAATTGGGTTAGTTTCCGTAATTGCATTCCAAGTGTGGAATATATTGAGGCCGTAAATGATGTTTCTGGAGTTTCTATTTCATTCTCTGATTTTATGAAACTTTTGGAGACTTCTACTAATTTTAAGAATATTTACGCACATATTTTAGAAAAATTTCAAGATTATCATTTGAAAAAATTCCATTTTATAAATAATCTTACTCTGCAGGAACAAGTAAGTGATATGGAACTTTATTTTCCGAAACTGCGACAAAAAATTTCTAATAAGCTATTAGCTTCTTTTTTACATATAACCCCGCAGCATCTATGTAGAGTGAAAAAAAAGTTAATCAAGTAA